In Oryza brachyantha chromosome 1, ObraRS2, whole genome shotgun sequence, the following are encoded in one genomic region:
- the LOC102699541 gene encoding NAC domain-containing protein 75 isoform X1 — MNRGHISSSELIDAKLEERRISTAKHCPSCGNKLDCKPKDWVGLPAGVKFDPTDQELIEHLEAKVREEGSRSHPLIDEFIPTIEGEDGICYTHPEKLPGVTRDGLSKHFFHRPSKAYTTGTRKRRKIQTECDVQKGETRWHKTGKTRPVMVNGRQKGCKKILVLYTNFGKHRKPEKTNWVMHQYHLGDLEEEKEGELVVCKIFYQTQPRQCSWSSDRGGAASAATTAQAEQRRRDSGSGSCSSRDHEVSATSYPAGYAVAAAVEMQHLKHAADHFSFAPFRKSFEEVGVSADQVPSNQLGRSEQQHAGQEQQPHRPLLATTTAVPATAFLISRPTNPAVSSIVPPAMQHASVVLDHDQFHVPAILLHHDKFQQQQKLDRRSAGLEELIMGCTSSSTKGEASIPHSQETEWPYPSYWPPDNQDHHG, encoded by the exons ATGAATAGGGGGCATATCAGCAGCTCGGAGCTCATCGACGCGAAGCTCGAGGAACGCCGGATCTCCACGGCCAAACACTGCCCTAGCTGCGGCAACAAGCTCGACTGCAAACCG AAGGATTGGGTGGGCCTGCCGGCAGGCGTCAAGTTCGATCCGACGGACCAGGAGCTGATCGAGCACCTCGAGGCCAAAGTGAGGGAAGAAGGCTCAAGATCTCACCCTCTCATCGATGAGTTCATACCCACAATAGAAGGGGAGGACGGCATATGCTACACCCACCCTGAGAAACTTCCAG GTGTGACAAGGGACGGCCTGAGCAAGCACTTCTTCCACCGGCCGTCGAAAGCGTACACGACGGGCACGAGGAAGCGGCGGAAGATCCAGACGGAGTGCGACGTGCAAAAGGGCGAGACGAGATGGCACAAGACCGGCAAGACCCGGCCGGTGATGGTGAACGGCCGGCAGAAGGGGTGCAAGAAGATACTTGTGCTCTACACCAACTTCGGCAAGCACCGCAAGCCGGAGAAGACCAACTGGGTGATGCACCAGTACCACCTGGGCGACctcgaggaggagaaggaggggGAGCTGGTCGTCTGCAAGATCTTCTACCAGACGCAGCCGAGGCAGTGCAGCTGGTCCTCcgaccggggcggcgccgcctccgccgccacgacGGCGCAGGCGGAGCAGCGGAGGAGGGACAGCGGGAGCGGCAGCTGCTCGTCGAGAGACCACGAGGTGTCGGCGACGTCCTACCCGGCCGGgtacgccgtcgccgcggccgtcgagATGCAGCATTTGAAGCATGCCGCGGACCATTTCAGCTTCGCGCCCTTCAGAAAGAGCTTTGAGGAG GTTGGTGTAAGTGCTGATCAGGTACCCTCGAATCAACTTGGGAGGTCAGAGCAGCAGCATGCTGGCCAGGAACAACAGCCGCACCGGCCGTTGCTTGCAACAACGACGGCGGTGCCTGCCACGGCTTTCCTGATCAGCCGGCCGACGAACCCTGCAGTATCATCTATAGTGCCACCGGCAATGCAGCATGCATCTGTCGTTCTTGATCATGATCAGTTCCACGTGCCAGCAATCCTTCTCCACCATGACAAATTTCAG cagcagcaaaagctCGACCGCAGGTCTGCCGGCTTGGAGGAACTGATAATGGGCTGCACGTCTTCGAGCACAAAAGGA GAAGCTTCAATTCCTCACTCCCAAGAGACAGAATGGCCTTACCCGTCATACTGGCCTCCTGACAACCAGGATCATCATGGATAG
- the LOC102699541 gene encoding NAC domain-containing protein 75 isoform X3, which produces MNRGHISSSELIDAKLEERRISTAKHCPSCGNKLDCKPKDWVGLPAGVKFDPTDQELIEHLEAKVREEGSRSHPLIDEFIPTIEGEDGICYTHPEKLPGVTRDGLSKHFFHRPSKAYTTGTRKRRKIQTECDVQKGETRWHKTGKTRPVMVNGRQKGCKKILVLYTNFGKHRKPEKTNWVMHQYHLGDLEEEKEGELVVCKIFYQTQPRQCSWSSDRGGAASAATTAQAEQRRRDSGSGSCSSRDHEVSATSYPAGYAVAAAVEMQHLKHAADHFSFAPFRKSFEEVGVSADQVPSNQLGRSEQQHAGQEQQPHRPLLATTTAVPATAFLISRPTNPAVSSIVPPAMQHASVVLDHDQFHVPAILLHHDKFQQQKLDRRSAGLEELIMGCTSSSTKGEASIPHSQETEWPYPSYWPPDNQDHHG; this is translated from the exons ATGAATAGGGGGCATATCAGCAGCTCGGAGCTCATCGACGCGAAGCTCGAGGAACGCCGGATCTCCACGGCCAAACACTGCCCTAGCTGCGGCAACAAGCTCGACTGCAAACCG AAGGATTGGGTGGGCCTGCCGGCAGGCGTCAAGTTCGATCCGACGGACCAGGAGCTGATCGAGCACCTCGAGGCCAAAGTGAGGGAAGAAGGCTCAAGATCTCACCCTCTCATCGATGAGTTCATACCCACAATAGAAGGGGAGGACGGCATATGCTACACCCACCCTGAGAAACTTCCAG GTGTGACAAGGGACGGCCTGAGCAAGCACTTCTTCCACCGGCCGTCGAAAGCGTACACGACGGGCACGAGGAAGCGGCGGAAGATCCAGACGGAGTGCGACGTGCAAAAGGGCGAGACGAGATGGCACAAGACCGGCAAGACCCGGCCGGTGATGGTGAACGGCCGGCAGAAGGGGTGCAAGAAGATACTTGTGCTCTACACCAACTTCGGCAAGCACCGCAAGCCGGAGAAGACCAACTGGGTGATGCACCAGTACCACCTGGGCGACctcgaggaggagaaggaggggGAGCTGGTCGTCTGCAAGATCTTCTACCAGACGCAGCCGAGGCAGTGCAGCTGGTCCTCcgaccggggcggcgccgcctccgccgccacgacGGCGCAGGCGGAGCAGCGGAGGAGGGACAGCGGGAGCGGCAGCTGCTCGTCGAGAGACCACGAGGTGTCGGCGACGTCCTACCCGGCCGGgtacgccgtcgccgcggccgtcgagATGCAGCATTTGAAGCATGCCGCGGACCATTTCAGCTTCGCGCCCTTCAGAAAGAGCTTTGAGGAG GTTGGTGTAAGTGCTGATCAGGTACCCTCGAATCAACTTGGGAGGTCAGAGCAGCAGCATGCTGGCCAGGAACAACAGCCGCACCGGCCGTTGCTTGCAACAACGACGGCGGTGCCTGCCACGGCTTTCCTGATCAGCCGGCCGACGAACCCTGCAGTATCATCTATAGTGCCACCGGCAATGCAGCATGCATCTGTCGTTCTTGATCATGATCAGTTCCACGTGCCAGCAATCCTTCTCCACCATGACAAATTTCAG cagcaaaagctCGACCGCAGGTCTGCCGGCTTGGAGGAACTGATAATGGGCTGCACGTCTTCGAGCACAAAAGGA GAAGCTTCAATTCCTCACTCCCAAGAGACAGAATGGCCTTACCCGTCATACTGGCCTCCTGACAACCAGGATCATCATGGATAG
- the LOC102699541 gene encoding NAC domain-containing protein 75 isoform X2 encodes MNRGHISSSELIDAKLEERRISTAKHCPSCGNKLDCKPDWVGLPAGVKFDPTDQELIEHLEAKVREEGSRSHPLIDEFIPTIEGEDGICYTHPEKLPGVTRDGLSKHFFHRPSKAYTTGTRKRRKIQTECDVQKGETRWHKTGKTRPVMVNGRQKGCKKILVLYTNFGKHRKPEKTNWVMHQYHLGDLEEEKEGELVVCKIFYQTQPRQCSWSSDRGGAASAATTAQAEQRRRDSGSGSCSSRDHEVSATSYPAGYAVAAAVEMQHLKHAADHFSFAPFRKSFEEVGVSADQVPSNQLGRSEQQHAGQEQQPHRPLLATTTAVPATAFLISRPTNPAVSSIVPPAMQHASVVLDHDQFHVPAILLHHDKFQQQQKLDRRSAGLEELIMGCTSSSTKGEASIPHSQETEWPYPSYWPPDNQDHHG; translated from the exons ATGAATAGGGGGCATATCAGCAGCTCGGAGCTCATCGACGCGAAGCTCGAGGAACGCCGGATCTCCACGGCCAAACACTGCCCTAGCTGCGGCAACAAGCTCGACTGCAAACCG GATTGGGTGGGCCTGCCGGCAGGCGTCAAGTTCGATCCGACGGACCAGGAGCTGATCGAGCACCTCGAGGCCAAAGTGAGGGAAGAAGGCTCAAGATCTCACCCTCTCATCGATGAGTTCATACCCACAATAGAAGGGGAGGACGGCATATGCTACACCCACCCTGAGAAACTTCCAG GTGTGACAAGGGACGGCCTGAGCAAGCACTTCTTCCACCGGCCGTCGAAAGCGTACACGACGGGCACGAGGAAGCGGCGGAAGATCCAGACGGAGTGCGACGTGCAAAAGGGCGAGACGAGATGGCACAAGACCGGCAAGACCCGGCCGGTGATGGTGAACGGCCGGCAGAAGGGGTGCAAGAAGATACTTGTGCTCTACACCAACTTCGGCAAGCACCGCAAGCCGGAGAAGACCAACTGGGTGATGCACCAGTACCACCTGGGCGACctcgaggaggagaaggaggggGAGCTGGTCGTCTGCAAGATCTTCTACCAGACGCAGCCGAGGCAGTGCAGCTGGTCCTCcgaccggggcggcgccgcctccgccgccacgacGGCGCAGGCGGAGCAGCGGAGGAGGGACAGCGGGAGCGGCAGCTGCTCGTCGAGAGACCACGAGGTGTCGGCGACGTCCTACCCGGCCGGgtacgccgtcgccgcggccgtcgagATGCAGCATTTGAAGCATGCCGCGGACCATTTCAGCTTCGCGCCCTTCAGAAAGAGCTTTGAGGAG GTTGGTGTAAGTGCTGATCAGGTACCCTCGAATCAACTTGGGAGGTCAGAGCAGCAGCATGCTGGCCAGGAACAACAGCCGCACCGGCCGTTGCTTGCAACAACGACGGCGGTGCCTGCCACGGCTTTCCTGATCAGCCGGCCGACGAACCCTGCAGTATCATCTATAGTGCCACCGGCAATGCAGCATGCATCTGTCGTTCTTGATCATGATCAGTTCCACGTGCCAGCAATCCTTCTCCACCATGACAAATTTCAG cagcagcaaaagctCGACCGCAGGTCTGCCGGCTTGGAGGAACTGATAATGGGCTGCACGTCTTCGAGCACAAAAGGA GAAGCTTCAATTCCTCACTCCCAAGAGACAGAATGGCCTTACCCGTCATACTGGCCTCCTGACAACCAGGATCATCATGGATAG
- the LOC102699818 gene encoding mitochondrial-processing peptidase subunit alpha-like → MYRAASGLGALKRHGLDGQMLNIAIRSASTSVAQRSSGGFWSWLTGARSNALPPPDFTLPGVTIPPPLPDFVEPAKTRITTLSNGVKIASETTAGPSCSVGVYVNCGSVHETPETLGVTQLLKKMAFTTTTNRSHLRVVREIEAVGGSVKASANREMTSYNYATLKTYMPEMVEVLIDCVRNPAFLDWEVKEQILKLKAELAEASSNPETFLLEALHSTGYSGALANPLIASESSVGRLNTAVLEDFLAENYTAPRIVLAATGVDHDELVSIAVPLLSDMPSVTGPSKPKSTYVGGEYRRTADSLNTDVALAFEVPGGWLKEKEFVTVSVLQTLLGGGGTFSWGRHGKGLHSRLNHLSSEFDQIKSIAAFKDVHSNTGIFGIHTSTDAAFVPKAIDLVTRELTSLATPGQVDQTQLDRAKATAKSAILMNLESQVSASEDMGRQVLAFGERKPAEHLLKVVDGVTPKDITALAEKIISSPLTMASHGNVLNVPTYDSVSGKFHSK, encoded by the exons ATGTaccgcgccgcctccggcctCGGGGCCCTCAAG CGGCATGGAttggatggtcaaatgttgaatATTGCGATTAGATCTGCTAGCACTAGTGTTGCACAGAGGTCATCAGGTGGCTTCTGGAGCTGGCTGACAGGTGCACGATCAAATGCATTACCTCCTCCAGATTTTACACTTCCAGGGGTCACCATTCCCCCTCCGCTACCTGACTTTGTGGAGCCTGCTAAGACAAGAATCACAACACTTTCAAATGGTGTAAAAATTGCTTCTGAGACAACTGCA GGACCATCTTGTTCTGTTGGAGTATATGTCAATTGTGGTTCTGTACATGAAACACCTGAAACACTAGGTGTTACTCAGCTGTTGAAGAAGATGGCCTTTACAACCACTACAAACAGGAGCCATTTACGTGTTGTGCGTGAAATTGAGGCAGTTGGTGGCAGTGTCAAAGCATCTGCTAACCGCGAGATGACGAGCTACAATTATGCAACCCTGAAGACTTACATGCCTGAAATGGTTGAGGTGCTTATTGATTGTGTACGCAATCCTGCCTTTCTTGATTGGGAAGTCAAGGAACAG ATATTGAAACTGAAGGCAGAGCTTGCAGAAGCTTCAAGTAACCCTGAAACTTTTCTTTTGGAGGCTCTTCATTCTACTGGTTATTCTGGCGCTTTGGCAAACCCTCTGATTGCCTCTGAATCCTCGGTTGGCCGATTGAATACAGCAGTCCTAGAAGACTTCTTAGCC GAGAACTACACTGCTCCTCGAATTGTTCTAGCTGCAACAGGTGTTGATCATGATGAATTGGTATCTATTGCTGTACCACTTCTGTCTGACATGCCCAGTGTAACTGGACCATCAAAGCCAAAGTCTACCTATGTTGGTGGTGAATATAGACGAACTGCTGATTCATTG aACACAGATGTTGCTTTGGCATTTGAGGTCCCTGGTGGGTGGCTCAAAGAAAAGGAGTTCGTAACAGTATCTGTTCTACAG ACCCTTCTTGGTGGTGGCGGCACATTTTCCTGGGGGAGACATGGAAAAGGCTTGCATTCACGTCTAA ATCATCTCTCAAGTGAATTTGACCAGATTAAATCGATAGCTGCTTTCAAGGATGTTCACAGTAACACTGGCATTTTTGGAATTCATACATCTACC GATGCAGCATTTGTTCCAAAGGCTATCGATTTGGTGACCAGAGAGCTCACTTCTCTTGCCACTCCTGGACAAG TGGACCAAACTCAACTTGATCGTGCTAAAGCAACAGCTAAATCAGCAATCTTGATGAACCTGGAATCTCAG GTATCAGCATCTGAAGATATGGGACGCCAAGTATTGGCCTTTGGTGAAAG GAAACCTGCTGAGCACCTTCTCAAGGTTGTTGATGGTGTTACTCCGAAAGACATTACAGCCCTTGCTGAGAAGATCATATCATCGCCACTAACAATGGCATCTCATGGAAACG TTCTGAATGTTCCAACTTATGATTCAGTCAGTGGCAAGTTCCACTCGAAATGA
- the LOC102700095 gene encoding ATP-dependent 6-phosphofructokinase 6-like yields the protein MEAVGVAPAPAAVVPERKLLDLKESLRASPAPPAPSVAAKWAAKKKLVGGDGGYVLEDVPHLADYLPELPTYPNPLQDNPAYSVVKQYFVNTDDTVTQKIVVHKTSARGTHFRRAGPRQRVYFQSDEVNAAIVTCGGLCPGLNTVIRELVCGLYDMYGVTSVVGIEGGYKGFYSRNTISLTPKSVNDIHKRGGTILGTSRGGHDTSKIVDSIKDRNINQVYIIGGDGTQKGASVIYEEVRRRGLKCSVVGVPKTIDNDIAVIDKSFGFDTAVEEAQRAINAAHVEAESGENGIGLVKLMGRNSGFIAMYATLASRDVDCCLIPESPFYLEGKGGLLEFIEKRLKDNGHMVIVVAEGAGQDLIAKSMNLVDTRDASGNKLLLDVGLWLSQKIKDHFKKKRNFPITLKYIDPTYMIRAVRSNASDNVYCTLLAHSALHGAMAGYTGFTVAPVNGRHAYIPFYRITEKQNKVVITDRMWARVLSSTNQPCFLSHEDVEHLKHDDDEHHLHNTQLLEGESSPVKEKDSSKCNGTAPAV from the exons atgGAAGCCGTCGGCGTCGCTCCGGCCCCCGCCGCGGTGGTGCCGGAGAGGAAGCTGCTGGACCTGAAGGAGTCCCTGAGGGCgtctcccgcgccgccggcgccgtcggtgGCGGCCAAGTGGGCGGCGAAGAAGaagctcgtcggcggcgacggcgggtaCGTGCTCGAGGACGTGCCCCATCTCGCGGACTACCTGCCCGAGCTTCCG ACCTACCCGAATCCTCTGCAAGACAACCCGGCGTATTCAGTCGTCAA GCAGTACTTCGTCAACACAGACGACACCGTCACGCAAAAG ATTGTTGTTCATAAGACCAGTGCGAGGGGCACCCATTtccggcgagctgggccgcgGCAGAGGGTGTACTTCCAGTCCGATGAGGTCAACGCCGCCATTGTCACCTGCGGTGGCCTCTGCCCTGGACTCAACACTGTTATCCGCGAGCTTGTGTGCGGGTTGTATGATATGTATGGCGTCACCAGCGTTGTCGGCATAGAG GGTGGATACAAGGGTTTCTATTCCAGAAACACCATCTCACTGACACCGAAATCGGTGAATGACATCCACAAGAGAGGAGGGACTATCCTTGGAACCTCAAGAGGTGGCCATGACACCAGCAAAATTGTTGACAGTATTAAGGATCGTAATATTAACCAGGTTTATATTATTGGAGGTGATGGTACGCAGAAAGGTGCTTCTGTTATTTATGAG GAGGTTCGGAGGCGAGGCCTAAAGTGTTCTGTGGTTGGTGTCCCAAAGACCATAGATAACGACATTGCG GTGATTGACAAATCCTTTGGATTTGACACTGCTGTGGAAGAGGCTCAGAGGGCCATCAATGCTGCTCATGTTGAGGCTGAGAGTGGAGAGAATGGCATTGGTCTTGTGAAGCTAATGGGACGCAACAGTG GGTTCATCGCAATGTATGCTACTCTGGCTAGTCGCGATGTG GATTGTTGCTTAATCCCAGAGTCTCCATTCTATCTGGAAGGAAAGGGTGGGCTCCTTGAGTTCATCGAGAAGCGGCTCAAGGACAATGGTCATATGGTCATTGTGGTGGCTGAAGGTGCTGGCCAAGATCTCATTGCCAAAAGCATGAATCTTGTGGACACTCGAGATGCTTCTGGAAATAAGCTACTTCTGGATGTTGGCCTTTGGCTCTCCCAGAAGATCAAG GATCATTTCAAGAAGAAGCGCAACTTCCCTATTACTCTCAAGTACATCGACCCGACGTACATGATCCGTGCCGTCAGGTCTAACGCATCCGACAACGTCTACTGCACCCTGCTAGCTCACAGCGCCCTCCATGGCGCCATGGCAGGGTACACCGGCTTCACCGTCGCGCCAGTCAATGGCAGACATGCCTACATCCCGTTCTAT AGAATCACTGAGAAGCAGAACAAGGTGGTGATCACGGACAGGATGTGGGCGAGGGTGCTGTCGTCGACGAACCAGCCATGCTTCCTGAGCCACGAGGACGTCGAGCACCTCaagcacgacgacgacgagcaccaCCTGCACAACACGCAGCTCCTCGAGGGCGAGAGCTCGCCGGTGAAGGAGAAGGACTCGTCCAAGTGCAACGGGACAGCACCGGCAGTGTGA
- the LOC102700378 gene encoding serine/threonine-protein kinase Aurora-2, translating to MAIATESCCHEEKAPPHSQEEKRWVLSDFDIGKPLGRGKFGHVYLAREKRSNHIVALKVLFKSQLKQSQVEHQLRREVEIQSHLRHSNILRLYGYFYDQTRVYLILEYAAKGELYKELQRCKHFSERRSATYIASLARALIYLHGKHVIHRDIKPENLLIGSQGELKIADFGWSVHTFNRRRTMCGTLDYLPPEMVEKTEHDNHVDIWSLGILCYEFLYGAPPFEAKEHSETYRRIVKVDLKFPPKPFVSPSAKDLISQMLVKNSAHRLPLHKLLEHPWIVQNADPSGVYRG from the exons ATGGCCATCGCCACCGAGTCGTGCTGCCACGAGGAGAAG GCTCCGCCGCACTCGCAGGAGGAGAAGCGATGGGTGTTGTCTGATTTCGACATCGGGAAGCCCCTTGGGAGGGGGAAGTTTGGCCATGTGTACTTGGCCAGAGAAAAGAGa AGTAATCATATTGTGGCTTTAAAAGTACTCTTCAAGAGTCAACTGAAACAATCACAGGTGGAGCATCAGTTGCGCCGTGAAGTCGAGATTCAGAGCCATCTCCGTCATTCTAACATCCTACGGCTGTATGGGTATTTCTATGATCAG ACCCGCGTGTACTTGATATTGGAGTATGCTGCAAAAGGTGAACTCTATAAGGAGTTGCAGAGGTGCAAGCATTTCTCTGAAAGACGCTCAGCGACT TACATTGCATCATTGGCGCGTGCACTCATCTACCTTCATGGGAAGCATGTGATCCATAGAGACATTAAACCAGAAAATCTTTTGATTGGGTCCCAG GGGGAACTCAAAATTGCAGACTTTGGTTGGTCTGTGCATACCTTCAACAGGAGGAGGACGATGTGTGGAACATTGGATTATTTGCCACCTGAAATGG TGGAGAAGACTGAACATGACAACCATGTAGACATTTGGAGTTTGGGGATCCTTTGCTATGAGTTCCTTTATGGAGCCCcaccttttgaagcaaaaGAACACTCGGAGACTTACCGCAG GATTGTGAAGGTTGACTTGAAGTTCCCACCGAAACCGTTTGTGTCCCCGTCTGCGAAAGACCTAATTTCACAG ATGCTTGTGAAGAACTCAGCGCATCGTCTACCCCTCCACAAGCTCCTCGAGCACCCTTGGATAGTTCAAAACGCTGATCCTTCCGGCGTGTACAGAGGCTAG